The Acetivibrio saccincola genome window below encodes:
- a CDS encoding phosphotransferase yields the protein MNKYFEKVILKSTNSKEIVEIHEIQDLWGGYGKIFRCILSRSLLKSVIVKNVRLPDKRSNQDSDISYRRKLKSYKVEMEFYKNWSKKCNEDCRVADWYAFEWQNNEFLMVFEDLDLAGFKGRMSSVTWNEVKLCLKWLANFHAAFMGEKPEGLWSKGTYWHLETRPDELKALRDMRLKNAAKKMDAKLDGCKFKTFVHGDAKIANFCFSEDRSRVAAVDFQYVGGGCGMKDVAYFIDSCLYDEECEALEGDILDFYFGELEKALKIRGKDIDFDALEKEWRELYYVAWADFYRFFKGWALGHYEGKYSERVINKVIESLNM from the coding sequence ATGAACAAATATTTTGAGAAAGTAATTTTAAAGTCAACAAATTCAAAGGAAATAGTTGAAATACATGAAATACAGGACCTTTGGGGTGGCTATGGCAAAATATTTCGATGCATACTCAGCCGTTCACTTTTAAAAAGTGTAATAGTTAAAAATGTCCGTTTACCTGATAAAAGAAGTAATCAGGATTCAGATATATCTTACAGGAGGAAGCTAAAATCCTACAAGGTGGAGATGGAATTTTATAAAAATTGGAGTAAAAAGTGTAATGAAGATTGCAGGGTTGCTGACTGGTATGCATTTGAGTGGCAAAACAATGAGTTTTTAATGGTATTTGAAGATCTTGATTTGGCAGGGTTTAAAGGGAGAATGTCAAGTGTAACCTGGAATGAAGTAAAACTGTGTTTGAAGTGGCTTGCAAATTTTCATGCTGCCTTTATGGGTGAGAAGCCTGAAGGGTTGTGGTCAAAAGGTACATATTGGCATTTGGAAACCAGACCGGATGAATTAAAAGCCCTAAGGGATATGAGACTTAAGAATGCAGCTAAAAAGATGGATGCAAAACTTGACGGATGCAAATTTAAAACTTTTGTTCATGGGGATGCAAAGATTGCAAACTTTTGTTTTTCTGAAGACAGAAGCAGAGTGGCGGCAGTGGATTTCCAGTATGTCGGCGGTGGCTGCGGCATGAAGGATGTTGCTTACTTTATAGACAGCTGCCTATATGATGAAGAATGTGAAGCTTTAGAAGGAGATATTTTGGATTTTTACTTTGGCGAGCTTGAAAAAGCATTGAAAATAAGGGGAAAAGATATTGATTTTGATGCCCTAGAAAAAGAATGGCGGGAATTATATTATGTTGCATGGGCTGATTTTTACAGATTTTTTAAGGGCTGGGCTTTAGGGCATTATGAAGGAAAATATAGTGAACGTGTTATAAACAAAGTAATTGAAAGTTTAAATATGTAG
- a CDS encoding 3-isopropylmalate dehydratase large subunit, with protein sequence MKEKRTIAEKIFDAHRVDMPFPDTHVLKLDAVFCHEITTPIAITDLQKRGMDRVFDASKIKAVIDHVSPAKDSKTAEQGKILREWARRHGIKDFFDIGRNGVCHALFPEKGFVRPGYTVIMGDSHTCTHGAFGAFAAGVGTTDLEVGILKGVCSFRTPKTIKIVLNGKLRPGVYAKDVILFIIKELTVNGATNKIIEFTGPVIDEMSMEARMTLCNMAIEAGGTCGICYPDATTVDYLWEFIKDEFETKEDALKEYSKWISDEGAEYEKVYEYDVSDLEPMVTFGYKPDQVKTVREMEGTKVDQIYIGSCTNGRIEDLRVAAEVLRGKKIHDNVRGIVSPATPAVYSAALKEGIIEIFQDAGFCVTNPTCGACLGMSNGVLAEGEVCASTTNRNFNGRMGKGGMVHLMSPATAAATAIKGSITNSRLFEEGGV encoded by the coding sequence ATGAAAGAAAAGAGAACTATAGCAGAAAAAATTTTTGATGCCCACAGGGTGGATATGCCCTTTCCGGACACTCATGTACTAAAGCTTGATGCGGTATTTTGTCATGAAATTACTACGCCTATAGCTATAACTGATTTACAGAAAAGAGGAATGGACAGGGTTTTTGATGCAAGTAAAATAAAAGCAGTGATTGACCATGTATCCCCTGCAAAGGACAGTAAGACTGCAGAGCAGGGAAAAATACTCCGTGAATGGGCCAGAAGACATGGCATCAAGGACTTTTTTGATATCGGACGCAATGGTGTGTGCCATGCTTTATTCCCAGAAAAGGGGTTTGTAAGACCCGGGTACACGGTAATAATGGGGGACTCTCATACTTGTACTCATGGGGCTTTTGGAGCTTTTGCCGCAGGAGTTGGGACTACGGATTTAGAAGTTGGGATACTAAAAGGTGTATGTTCATTTCGTACCCCTAAAACCATAAAAATAGTACTAAATGGAAAGCTAAGACCCGGTGTTTATGCAAAAGACGTCATCCTATTTATAATAAAGGAGTTGACTGTAAACGGTGCAACAAATAAAATTATAGAGTTTACAGGTCCTGTTATTGATGAAATGTCCATGGAGGCCAGGATGACTTTGTGCAACATGGCAATAGAAGCCGGCGGTACATGTGGAATTTGCTATCCGGATGCTACAACTGTGGACTACCTTTGGGAGTTTATAAAAGACGAGTTTGAGACAAAAGAAGATGCACTAAAAGAATATTCCAAATGGATATCAGACGAAGGCGCTGAATATGAAAAAGTATATGAATATGATGTTTCAGATTTAGAGCCAATGGTTACCTTTGGTTATAAGCCGGATCAGGTTAAAACAGTGCGGGAAATGGAAGGAACAAAAGTTGACCAGATTTATATCGGAAGCTGTACAAATGGAAGAATTGAAGACCTTAGGGTTGCAGCTGAAGTCCTAAGGGGTAAAAAAATCCATGATAATGTACGTGGAATAGTAAGCCCTGCTACTCCGGCTGTATACAGTGCTGCACTTAAGGAAGGGATTATAGAAATTTTCCAGGATGCAGGCTTTTGTGTAACAAACCCCACTTGTGGTGCTTGCCTTGGCATGAGTAACGGCGTATTAGCCGAAGGTGAAGTATGTGCCTCCACTACAAACAGGAACTTTAACGGACGTATGGGGAAAGGTGGAATGGTTCACCTAATGAGCCCTGCAACTGCTGCGGCTACAGCAATTAAGGGAAGTATCACCAATTCTCGTTTATTTGAGGAAGGAGGGGTATAA
- a CDS encoding L-fucose/L-arabinose isomerase family protein, with product MNNMPEVKIGIVAVSRDCFPEELSVNRRKALVEAYKKKYNEDDIYECPICIVESEIHMVEALEDIKKAGCNALCVYLGNFGPEIAETLLAKHFDGPKMFIAAAEETSKDGGLIQGRGDAYCGMLNASYNLNLRNVKAYIPEYPVGTAEECADMIHEFLPIARAVYGLNNLKIISFGPRPLNFLACNAPIKQLYNLNVEIEENSELDLFEAFNKHEGDKRIPEIVKEMEIELGEGNEKPEILEKLAQYELTLLDWIEEHKGYRKYVTVAAKCWPAFQTQFGFVPCYVNSRLAAKGIPVSCEVDIYGALSEFIGTVVSQDVVTLLDINNTVPYDIYNEDIKDKFDYTATDVFMGFHCGNTAVCKLTSHEMKYQMIMARTLPEEVTQGTLEGDIIPGDITFFRIQSTADSKLRAYIANGEVLPVPTRSFGGIGIFAISEMARFYRHVLIEKNFPHHGAVTFGHFGKPLFEVFKYIGVPVEEIYFNRPKGMLYPTENPFK from the coding sequence ATGAACAATATGCCTGAGGTTAAAATTGGTATTGTAGCAGTTAGCAGGGATTGTTTTCCGGAGGAATTATCTGTAAACAGAAGAAAAGCACTGGTGGAAGCCTACAAGAAAAAATATAACGAAGATGACATATATGAATGTCCAATTTGTATTGTTGAAAGTGAAATTCATATGGTGGAGGCTTTAGAAGATATAAAAAAAGCAGGGTGTAATGCCCTTTGTGTGTACCTAGGAAATTTTGGTCCTGAAATAGCTGAAACATTGCTTGCAAAACACTTTGACGGTCCTAAAATGTTTATAGCAGCAGCAGAAGAAACATCAAAGGACGGCGGGCTTATCCAGGGACGCGGGGATGCATATTGTGGTATGTTAAATGCAAGCTACAATTTAAATTTACGCAATGTAAAGGCGTATATCCCTGAATATCCTGTGGGTACGGCAGAAGAATGCGCAGATATGATTCATGAGTTCCTTCCAATTGCCCGTGCAGTTTATGGACTGAATAATTTAAAAATTATAAGTTTTGGACCTCGTCCGTTAAACTTTTTAGCTTGTAATGCGCCAATTAAACAGCTTTACAATTTGAATGTGGAAATTGAGGAAAACTCTGAATTAGACCTTTTTGAAGCTTTTAATAAGCATGAAGGGGATAAAAGAATCCCAGAAATTGTTAAAGAAATGGAAATAGAACTAGGAGAAGGTAACGAAAAGCCGGAAATTCTTGAAAAACTTGCCCAGTATGAATTAACACTTCTTGACTGGATAGAAGAACACAAGGGGTATAGAAAATATGTGACAGTTGCGGCAAAATGCTGGCCTGCATTTCAAACCCAGTTTGGCTTTGTTCCATGCTATGTAAACAGCCGTTTAGCTGCAAAGGGTATCCCGGTTTCTTGTGAAGTGGATATTTACGGGGCATTAAGTGAATTTATAGGAACAGTTGTATCCCAGGATGTGGTGACTCTATTAGATATAAACAACACCGTTCCTTATGATATTTACAATGAAGATATAAAAGACAAATTTGACTATACAGCTACAGATGTATTTATGGGTTTTCACTGCGGCAATACAGCAGTATGTAAATTAACATCCCATGAAATGAAGTACCAGATGATAATGGCAAGAACCCTTCCTGAGGAGGTAACCCAGGGAACTCTTGAAGGGGATATAATTCCGGGAGATATTACATTTTTTAGAATTCAAAGTACAGCTGATTCCAAGTTACGTGCTTATATAGCTAATGGTGAAGTTCTTCCGGTGCCTACACGCTCATTTGGGGGAATTGGTATTTTTGCTATTTCGGAAATGGCAAGGTTTTACCGCCATGTATTGATTGAGAAGAATTTCCCTCACCATGGGGCGGTTACATTCGGTCACTTTGGAAAACCTCTTTTTGAAGTGTTTAAATATATAGGAGTTCCTGTTGAAGAGATATACTTCAACAGACCAAAGGGGATGCTTTATCCTACAGAAAATCCTTTTAAATAA
- a CDS encoding PTS transporter subunit IIC, whose translation MEKEMELIKNAAMYLLSFEPYVMLPFIILILAIIFRIKFSTGIKSAFTIGIGFIGIFVIFDYFVSIINPVIQKLISRAGLQLDILDAGWPPLAAMTWAFSFAPLILLILMLLNIVLLTARLTKTINIDIWNYWHFIFAGALVYNITNNILLSTFASAILFIITIKLADWSAPLLRKFSDLKGISVPTLSAVVCFPFGVLGNKLIDRIPFINKINANPEKMKEKMGLLGEPMIIGFIFGLFLGIGTGYNVKEIIELAFGIAAAIYILPKMASIVGNSLIPISEGMKDFIKKHFPKTGETYIGLDVAVIIGLPSVVVTSILLIPTSLVLAFIFPGVKFIPLGDLVNLVVVTSFLCVATKGNVVRSYIIGIPIVILHLYLASNTAHLYANLAESVDFKPAGYDGVFTSFIDGGNVLRTWVVKMFSGNIYALLLIPVVLGILYLTRKLSNKNSQY comes from the coding sequence ATGGAGAAAGAAATGGAACTTATAAAAAATGCAGCCATGTATCTTCTTAGTTTTGAACCTTATGTAATGCTGCCTTTTATTATTTTGATTTTAGCAATAATTTTTAGAATTAAGTTTTCTACAGGAATAAAATCAGCCTTCACTATAGGCATTGGGTTTATAGGAATATTTGTAATATTTGATTATTTTGTTTCAATAATCAACCCTGTTATTCAAAAACTTATATCCCGAGCCGGTCTTCAGCTTGATATTTTAGATGCAGGGTGGCCTCCATTAGCTGCCATGACCTGGGCTTTTTCCTTTGCACCCCTTATTTTGCTTATATTAATGCTTTTAAACATTGTTTTGCTTACAGCAAGGTTAACCAAAACAATTAATATAGACATCTGGAATTATTGGCATTTTATATTTGCAGGTGCATTGGTTTACAATATAACAAACAACATTTTATTATCTACCTTTGCCAGCGCAATACTATTTATAATTACAATTAAGCTGGCAGACTGGAGTGCCCCGCTTCTTCGTAAGTTTTCAGACCTAAAGGGAATTTCCGTTCCCACTCTTTCTGCTGTAGTTTGCTTTCCTTTCGGCGTTTTAGGCAACAAGCTAATTGACCGCATACCTTTTATTAATAAAATTAACGCTAATCCTGAAAAAATGAAAGAGAAAATGGGGCTTTTAGGTGAGCCAATGATTATTGGTTTTATATTTGGACTTTTCCTTGGAATTGGTACAGGCTACAATGTAAAAGAAATTATAGAGCTGGCCTTTGGTATTGCAGCTGCAATATACATACTGCCAAAAATGGCGAGCATAGTGGGGAATTCTTTAATTCCCATATCTGAAGGTATGAAGGATTTTATAAAAAAACATTTTCCCAAAACCGGGGAAACTTATATTGGTCTTGATGTGGCTGTAATAATAGGTCTTCCTTCAGTTGTTGTAACCTCAATACTCCTTATACCCACTTCACTGGTTTTGGCCTTTATTTTTCCAGGAGTAAAGTTTATACCCTTAGGTGATTTGGTAAACTTAGTGGTGGTCACTTCCTTTCTCTGTGTTGCCACAAAGGGAAATGTGGTCCGCTCTTATATTATTGGAATACCAATAGTTATTCTCCATCTTTATTTAGCTTCAAACACCGCCCATTTATATGCAAACCTTGCAGAAAGCGTTGATTTTAAGCCGGCCGGTTATGACGGTGTATTTACAAGTTTTATTGATGGTGGAAATGTACTGCGTACATGGGTTGTAAAAATGTTTTCAGGCAATATATATGCCCTGCTGCTAATCCCTGTAGTTTTGGGCATATTATATCTAACCAGAAAGCTTTCTAATAAAAACAGCCAATATTAA
- the hemZ gene encoding coproporphyrinogen dehydrogenase HemZ, with protein MIFVQLKGHDYLYQVKDIIKLFFENDIVKEKSDFEVKKGIFIYTELRKRNICFEIETVILNDGFCCYKNIHHFKPFSYLDEPEEKTIKREVKREIYIALSNFTNKKLPWGFLTGIRPVKLVHKLLSRGLSYEKIWGILQDYYFVSKEKLKLLFDVAKSEKEILDNTKPHMISIYIGIPFCKSRCLYCSFTSNSIDKYKDFVLGYIEALKTEIKGVQQIIKEKGYKIQNIYIGGGTPTAIDEKNLEVLLTEIEKTFDFESIGEYTLEAGRPDTITKEKLSLIKNFSVNRISINPQTMKDKTLKLIGRKHTSQDIINCFYMAREMGFGNINMDVIAGLPGENIKDFENTMNYIKTLNPESFTVHTMAVKRASKLTENAKFDFAPNKEASLMIDLASEYAKKMNMHPYYLYRQKKMAENLENVGYCKKGFEGIYNVQIMEEKQSIIALGAGGISKVVSPEDSSVKRAFNVKSVELYIKNVDEMIMRKKLLVKNFPYNQNARQIKP; from the coding sequence ATGATTTTTGTGCAACTTAAAGGACATGATTATTTATATCAGGTAAAAGATATTATAAAACTATTTTTTGAAAATGATATTGTAAAAGAAAAATCAGATTTTGAAGTTAAGAAGGGAATTTTTATATATACAGAACTTAGGAAAAGAAATATCTGTTTTGAAATTGAAACCGTTATTTTAAATGATGGTTTTTGCTGTTATAAAAATATTCATCACTTTAAGCCTTTTTCTTATTTAGATGAACCTGAAGAAAAAACTATAAAAAGAGAAGTAAAAAGAGAAATTTATATTGCACTTTCAAATTTTACAAATAAAAAGCTTCCCTGGGGCTTTTTAACCGGCATAAGACCTGTAAAACTTGTCCATAAACTATTAAGCCGGGGGCTTAGTTATGAAAAGATTTGGGGAATACTTCAAGATTATTATTTTGTATCAAAGGAAAAACTTAAGCTTCTCTTTGATGTAGCAAAAAGTGAAAAGGAAATCCTCGATAACACAAAACCTCATATGATAAGCATATACATTGGAATTCCCTTTTGCAAATCAAGGTGCTTATACTGTTCTTTTACTTCTAATTCTATTGACAAGTACAAAGATTTTGTTTTAGGTTATATAGAAGCTTTAAAAACTGAAATTAAAGGGGTACAGCAGATAATCAAAGAAAAAGGGTATAAAATTCAAAACATTTATATCGGAGGAGGCACACCCACTGCAATTGATGAAAAAAACTTAGAAGTACTTTTAACTGAAATAGAAAAAACTTTTGATTTTGAAAGCATTGGAGAATATACTTTAGAAGCCGGACGGCCTGACACAATTACTAAAGAAAAGCTTTCCCTAATTAAAAACTTTAGCGTAAACCGTATAAGTATAAATCCCCAGACTATGAAGGATAAAACTCTAAAATTAATTGGCCGAAAACACACTTCACAGGATATAATTAACTGCTTCTACATGGCAAGGGAAATGGGGTTTGGAAATATCAACATGGACGTAATCGCCGGCCTTCCGGGTGAAAATATAAAGGATTTTGAAAATACAATGAATTATATTAAAACCCTTAATCCTGAAAGTTTTACCGTTCATACAATGGCAGTTAAAAGAGCATCAAAATTAACAGAGAATGCAAAATTTGACTTTGCCCCAAATAAAGAAGCTTCTTTAATGATAGACTTAGCATCTGAATATGCTAAGAAAATGAATATGCATCCCTATTATCTATACAGACAGAAAAAAATGGCTGAAAATCTTGAAAATGTCGGGTACTGCAAAAAAGGATTTGAGGGCATATATAATGTCCAGATTATGGAGGAAAAACAATCTATAATAGCCCTTGGTGCCGGTGGGATAAGCAAAGTGGTTTCTCCGGAAGATAGCAGTGTAAAAAGAGCTTTTAATGTAAAAAGTGTAGAGCTTTATATAAAAAATGTTGATGAAATGATAATGAGGAAAAAACTATTGGTAAAAAATTTTCCATATAATCAAAATGCCCGTCAAATAAAACCTTGA
- the leuD gene encoding 3-isopropylmalate dehydratase small subunit — MKTFGGKVLFLDRDDINTDEIIPAKYLTEITKDALKPYLLEDLRLEGFDSKRDIEGKSVIVTRANFGCGSSREHAPWALEVNGINVVIAENFARIFRQNMYNCGMFAIELPKEKIDYLFDTYKDKDTTIEIDVDNDKIIISSEGKCEEIDFTIGEFDKALIKEGGWVGYADKHY, encoded by the coding sequence ATGAAAACTTTTGGTGGGAAAGTACTGTTTTTAGACAGGGATGATATAAATACCGATGAAATAATTCCTGCAAAATACCTAACTGAGATTACCAAGGATGCCTTAAAACCATATCTTTTGGAGGATTTGAGATTAGAAGGCTTTGACTCAAAGAGGGATATTGAAGGCAAATCAGTTATAGTTACCAGGGCAAATTTTGGGTGCGGTTCATCAAGGGAGCATGCGCCCTGGGCTTTGGAGGTAAACGGAATTAATGTTGTAATTGCTGAAAACTTTGCAAGGATATTCAGGCAAAACATGTACAACTGCGGGATGTTTGCCATTGAACTGCCAAAAGAAAAAATTGACTATCTTTTTGACACTTACAAAGATAAAGACACCACAATAGAAATTGATGTAGATAATGACAAAATTATCATTTCATCAGAGGGCAAATGTGAAGAAATTGATTTTACCATTGGGGAATTTGACAAAGCCCTTATAAAAGAAGGCGGCTGGGTAGGCTACGCTGATAAACATTATTAA